The DNA region GTTATTTCTGGAATTACAGCTTCATAGTTTTTAACTTTAGTTGTACCCAAAATTCTTCCTTTGAACGTTGTTCCTAATATGCTTTCATAAACAAAATATTCTCCTATTCTTAGTTTCCCTTTTGAATACAAAGTTGCAAGTTTAGCACTTGTTCCTGTGCCACAAGGTGATCTATCAATTTGTCCTTGACCGAATACAACTACATTCTTTAAATCTGCTTCTTTATTAGTAGGCTTATCAAATATTTCTACTAAATCAACTTTATTAATATGCTTTAATATAGGATGTTGAACTTTAATAGAAGCATTAATAATTTCTCTAATTGTTAACCCTAAATCAATTAATTTTTGTGTGTTTTTAGGTTGTACCTCGATACCTAATTGTTGAGCATCTACTATCGCAAAAAAACTTCCACCAAAAGAAATGTCTAATGTAACTTCGCCAATATTAGGTACATCAATCTTAACATCTTTCATATAATGAAAAGCTGGCACATTAACAATTGAAACTTCTTTTACTTTACCTCTTTCAACTTTAGCCTTTGCTTTGATTAGCCCTACTGGAGTATCCATTTTAATTTCTGTAATAGGTTCTACTACTTCAACCATGCCTGTTTCAATCGCAACAGTAACTGCTCCAATCGAGCCATGACCACACATATTTAAATACCCTCCACCATCCATAAATATAATCCCAAAATCAGCTTCTTCATTAACTGGAGCAGTAATAATTGATCCAAACATATCATTATGCCCTCTTGGTTCTAACATAACCGCAGTTCTGATATTATCCATTTTTTGCTCTAAATAACTTTTCTTTTCCGCCATAGTTTTCCCTGGAATTTTAGGTACTCCTCCGATAATTACTCTTGTTGGCTCCCCCATGGTATGTGAATCAACAGCATGTATACCCCTTATAGCAAGCATTTATTCCCCTCCATTCCTCTTCATTTTTAATTTTAATAACGCCAACGCTTTTTTTGCATCTAACTCATCTGCATTATTCTCTCCTACGACCTCTGTTTCAACTCCTAATTTTGATTTGTTAAGATCTACAATTGTATTCATATATTTGTTTGTAACTACAAATTTACCTTGAGTGCCTACAAAACTCATCCCAACAACTTCTATTCCTCTTTTTCCTATTTCTTTAATAGCATTAGCAAAATCAATATGAGAATTTCCCCAACCGTCTACAGAAATTATCACTCCATCAGCACGCATAGCTTCTACCCATACAGCTACTCTTTTACTTACAAAATACTTCTCATTGTTTTTTTGAGGAGTACCTACCAAAATAACCCCTAATAAATCTATATCTTTATCATTTGAAACTACATCTAATAAAGGATCTCTGAAATGATGCAAAGTAGTTTCTTTAGTAGATGGTCCAATCCCCATAAAATCACCTCTTATGTCATTGCCCTTAAAGCTCCGTCTCTATATTCATTTGGTGTAAGAATAATTGGAACATTACCAATATCAATTATCGATTTACCACCAATAAAACCCGATGGTTCTTTAGGTAATAGCTGATTGTCGTGCATTGCTCCTTGTCCACCTATTTGTTTTATAATAACTACCTTCTTTTTGCCAGGTCTAACTATATCAAAATACTCATTAACTTCATCTGCTTTTCTACCATCAAACTTTTTTAATATATTTCTGTAAATCTGTATAAACTCATCACAAACCTTATGAATAGTCAATGGAGATTCTCTATTAAATTTCAAATTCGGTTTCAATATAACGTCAAAATTTATAATATAATCACTTAAGGAAGGCGTACCTGCTTTCCCAAAAACTATATGGTCTTTCAAAATGCCTTCAGAAGAACCAAATTCAGTTATCTGTTTTCCATCTGAATAAGCACCTGTTAATAAAACATAAACACCAGTTATTGTATGTGTTATTCCTTCACCTATATTTCCTAAAACTTTTGTTGATATAGGAATTACATCCATTATATTATTAACCCAAATATTATATTTTCTAGGTTCAATAATTTGAATATTAATTTTTTCGATTATTTCATAGTTTTTTATTAATTCATCTAAAATCTCTTTATTAATAATCAATTCCCTATCTTTGATATCACTCTTATTACCAAAAATCACTTTAGTTATATGAAAAGATTTAATTAATAACCTTTTTTTATAAATCTCCTTTTTCATAAAACCACCTTTTTGTAGGAGGAAAAGCTCCTCCTGAATAATATTAAACTTTAGCAATATATTCATATGGTAATGATATTATCTGTCCCGGTGTTGTTATCTCAGTTAGCTTTACTAATGTATCTTTTACAATAGCTCTTTGCATTTCTGGATTGTTTGGTTCCCCTGCATTTGCACCCATAGGTACTAATGGCGCAACTGCTCTTGGTGAACCATTTTGTCTTACAACAGGAGGAAGGGCTGCAATAATTATTGTAGGTATGCCTATTTCCTCAATTGCTCTCTGCACAATCACGGCAGAGCGGTGACAAGTTCCTCAGCCAGCAGTTAAAATAACTGCATCTACATTTTCTTGTTTCAGTCTTCTTGCAATTTCAGGTCCTGTTTCATTTTTAAATTTTTGTTGATCTCCTCCACCACCCATAAATCCAAAATTGATAGGTGATAAAGCTTTTATAAAACCTTCTTTAGCTAATTCTCTAATCCTATCTATTGGAAACATACAATTTATATCTTTATTAACGTCAGCATTATCATATCCACCATGTGATACCATCAACTCACCTGAATCTACATCTCCTGGTATAACTCTAAAAGTAAAATCGCCTGCCAAATTAAATCTTTTATCAGACTTTAGATGAACACCTGCTGCTGTAACTAATGCAACTGTCATATCCTTCAATTCTTTTTTAACCTCAGTCCATACTGGAGGAGGTGTTATAGGAACATATATTTCCGACTGAAGACCTTTTATTGCTGTTAATCTCATTTCTTTACCTCCCTTTCTTAAATCTTATACTATTTATATATTTTTCATTTATGTCATCACTCAGTACTTCTGGATAACTTAACATAAATCCAACTTCGTGACCTAGTTTCAAATCATAATCTGTAATAAGCATTCTTTTCGGAATTCTAATATGACCTAATCTTCCTTTTAAATCAATACCTACTAATCCATCTTTTAATTCAACAATAACTCCTTCAAAATACATTGGAGAATTACTATATTTAAATCTATTCATTTTGTAACCTCTTTTCATTAATCTTCCTTTTCATAGATCTCTTTTCGTTTTTTACTCTTAGGTAAAATCTGCTCATTTTCAACTAATTCAATTTTCGCTCCCAACTCTTTTTCTATCAATTCAATGTTATTTAGTTTTACATTTACATTCCATTTTCTTTCAGCTTCCTTTACTTCTTCACCAGCCATAACAGTTTTTAGCATTGCTAAAGCTCTTATTGCATCCTCTTTACATAATGTGTTATTAGATAAAATTTCATTTTCTATACCTTGTTCTGATTTGTTAAGATCCACCATATATTTCATGTGTTCATTCCCAACCACTAATGCACCTTGATTTGCAGCAAAAGTCATTCCAACAACAGGGATACCTCTCTTTCCTACTTGCTCATGATGACTTGCAAAGTCTATATGGTTATTTCCAAAACCTTCTGTTGTTATTATTGCACCATCTAAATCCATTGTTTCAACAAGCATACCTAATCTTTCTGAAACATAGAATTTTTCAGAATTTATCTGAGGTGAACCAACGAAAATAACACCTACTAAATCTATTTCTTCATCTTTCATAGCTTCAATTACAAGAGGTTCTCTCCAATAATGTCTTGAAGTTTCTTTAGATGCTGGTCCAATACATGTCAATGCATGTATTCCACCGTCTAGAACTTCAAGTGGAGATAAAACGATTGGTATGTTTCCTAGGTCAACATTAGGCTTACCGCCCAATATACCAACTGGCTCAACAGGTAGAATTAAATTGTCATGCATAGCTCCTTGGCCCATAATTTCTTTTATTATAGCCACTTTTTTCTTTTCAGGTCTTCTATATTGCACTAATTCTTCTACTTCAGAAACTAAATTATCGTCTAATTTTTTCAATGCTTCTCTAATTTCTTGAGTTATATAATCTGAAGCTTTATGCGCAGCTAATGGCCCCGGTCTTTCCATATTTGTATGTTCTTTAATTGTTACCTGAGTTTTTATAAAAATTTCGCCTTTATCTGGAGCACCAGGTCTACCCCACATTATATTTCTCTCAAGTATACCTTCTGAAGAACCAAATTCACCTATCTGTACTCCGTTTTCATCTGTACCAGTAACCATCATTATTACTCCATCTAGTACTCTTGTAACACCTTCTCCTAATTTACCTTCTTCTTTTGTTGCAATTGGTTGAACATCCATTATAGTTTCACTATATTGGTTATATTTATCAGGAGTAATAATATCTAATTTAATATCAGTTACTAAATCATCTGCATTAACAGCGTCTTTACATATGTCTTTCCTTATATATAAAGTAGTTCCTTCAATTTTAGTTTCATCTCCAAATTTAACTGTATCAATTTTATAATGTTTTTTTATTAATTTTCTGATAGCTTTTGGCTTAAGTTCTTGTTTTTGCTTTTCTTTTTCTATAGCAACTTGATTTATGTTGTTTTTTTGCTCTAATATATCTTGATTAGTATCTAATGCTTGTCCATTATAGCCATATATAAAAGGTATCTCTAAATTAATATCTTTACCTTCTCCAATGTGAATCTTAATAACTTGACTATTCATTTTTGTATTATCAATATTCGTACATGTTAAAATTTGTTTGCTAGCCTCAATATTTTTCTCCACTATATCTTCTGAAACTTCTTTTTTTTCTTCTTTTAAATTTACACCCTCTAATAAATCAGGAGTTAATGGTGTAAGAGCATCAATTGTTTTAATTAATTTTGCACCTAAAACTTCTCCAATCTTCAAACAATTTTTAGGTATTTCAAGCAAACCTGAATCTTGTAAATCTGGCAAAATATTTGGGTCTTCTAATGTAGAAGGTTCGATAATAGTACCTGCTTCAAATCTACAACAAGTTACAGCATAATCATTTTCATGTTGCTTCGCAGTTTCTGGTGTAATTGACATATTAATATTCCCTCCTTCTGTTGATATTTGTTTTATTAAACTTAAAATTGTAAATAAAATTAACTTTTTCTTCTTCTGTACAACCTATGTCCAGCTGCTCTCAAAATATGATCTGTACTATGATATACAACTACTCCTAACCTAGGAGCTACTTTCATCACAGTATTTGTTCAATCTTCACATGTACCGGTTATTATCGCTTCAGCTCCTTGTTTTCTTAAAAACAGAACTTTTTCAGCTTGTCCAGGACACACTCCTGGTTTTTCACATCTAAATCTTCCACTAACTTCTATCATTCTTTTACATTTTGTAATAGCAACAACTTTAGCATCCATTCCTTCAGCAATTTGTTTTAATCTATCTTCTTGAGCACCACATTCACAAGCTATTAATCCTACTTTTCTCTTTTCAGTTGGAAATGGCATGCTTACAATAATACCGCCTGTTGTCTTGATAATAGGATCATTTTCATCTGATCTTCTACCAGTAAAAGGACCACCCATAATTATTTCACCATAAGGTTCAATATATCCACCTGCTATTTCTATATAATGTTTTATTGGGAATCCGATTGGTACATCAAAAAATATTTTACCTTTTTTTGAATCTTTTATTCTCCCACCTAATGTTATATCTTTAGTAATTACAGGTTTCCTCTCCTCAATAGCCAAAACGATATTTTTTAACGTTTCTACATTAATAACTACAGCTTTAGCTTCTAGTGGTAATTGTCCTGGTTTCAGTTCAATACCTAAAAGTTCTCTAATTATTACTCTTTCATCTCCAGCTGGATAAATATCTGGTAAAAACTTAACTTCTAAATTTTCTTCATCTTTACATGATCTCCCAATAGAAATAATCGCTTTTTTATGTTTAGTTTTTATCGCTATATATCCTTTAGATGCATTTGTTATCTCCATTACATACTTCATACCTCTTACAATCATCTCTGGTTTTTCTT from Caloranaerobacter sp. TR13 includes:
- the prdD gene encoding proline reductase cluster protein PrdD, which encodes MKKEIYKKRLLIKSFHITKVIFGNKSDIKDRELIINKEILDELIKNYEIIEKINIQIIEPRKYNIWVNNIMDVIPISTKVLGNIGEGITHTITGVYVLLTGAYSDGKQITEFGSSEGILKDHIVFGKAGTPSLSDYIINFDVILKPNLKFNRESPLTIHKVCDEFIQIYRNILKKFDGRKADEVNEYFDIVRPGKKKVVIIKQIGGQGAMHDNQLLPKEPSGFIGGKSIIDIGNVPIILTPNEYRDGALRAMT
- a CDS encoding CBO2463/CBO2479 domain-containing protein, whose protein sequence is MNRFKYSNSPMYFEGVIVELKDGLVGIDLKGRLGHIRIPKRMLITDYDLKLGHEVGFMLSYPEVLSDDINEKYINSIRFKKGR
- the prdB gene encoding D-proline reductase (dithiol) protein PrdB, producing MRLTAIKGLQSEIYVPITPPPVWTEVKKELKDMTVALVTAAGVHLKSDKRFNLAGDFTFRVIPGDVDSGELMVSHGGYDNADVNKDINCMFPIDRIRELAKEGFIKALSPINFGFMGGGGDQQKFKNETGPEIARRLKQENVDAVILTAGUGTCHRSAVIVQRAIEEIGIPTIIIAALPPVVRQNGSPRAVAPLVPMGANAGEPNNPEMQRAIVKDTLVKLTEITTPGQIISLPYEYIAKV
- the prdA gene encoding D-proline reductase (dithiol) proprotein PrdA, translating into MSITPETAKQHENDYAVTCCRFEAGTIIEPSTLEDPNILPDLQDSGLLEIPKNCLKIGEVLGAKLIKTIDALTPLTPDLLEGVNLKEEKKEVSEDIVEKNIEASKQILTCTNIDNTKMNSQVIKIHIGEGKDINLEIPFIYGYNGQALDTNQDILEQKNNINQVAIEKEKQKQELKPKAIRKLIKKHYKIDTVKFGDETKIEGTTLYIRKDICKDAVNADDLVTDIKLDIITPDKYNQYSETIMDVQPIATKEEGKLGEGVTRVLDGVIMMVTGTDENGVQIGEFGSSEGILERNIMWGRPGAPDKGEIFIKTQVTIKEHTNMERPGPLAAHKASDYITQEIREALKKLDDNLVSEVEELVQYRRPEKKKVAIIKEIMGQGAMHDNLILPVEPVGILGGKPNVDLGNIPIVLSPLEVLDGGIHALTCIGPASKETSRHYWREPLVIEAMKDEEIDLVGVIFVGSPQINSEKFYVSERLGMLVETMDLDGAIITTEGFGNNHIDFASHHEQVGKRGIPVVGMTFAANQGALVVGNEHMKYMVDLNKSEQGIENEILSNNTLCKEDAIRALAMLKTVMAGEEVKEAERKWNVNVKLNNIELIEKELGAKIELVENEQILPKSKKRKEIYEKED
- a CDS encoding glycine/sarcosine/betaine reductase component B subunit → MGIGPSTKETTLHHFRDPLLDVVSNDKDIDLLGVILVGTPQKNNEKYFVSKRVAVWVEAMRADGVIISVDGWGNSHIDFANAIKEIGKRGIEVVGMSFVGTQGKFVVTNKYMNTIVDLNKSKLGVETEVVGENNADELDAKKALALLKLKMKRNGGE
- a CDS encoding proline racemase, whose product is MLAIRGIHAVDSHTMGEPTRVIIGGVPKIPGKTMAEKKSYLEQKMDNIRTAVMLEPRGHNDMFGSIITAPVNEEADFGIIFMDGGGYLNMCGHGSIGAVTVAIETGMVEVVEPITEIKMDTPVGLIKAKAKVERGKVKEVSIVNVPAFHYMKDVKIDVPNIGEVTLDISFGGSFFAIVDAQQLGIEVQPKNTQKLIDLGLTIREIINASIKVQHPILKHINKVDLVEIFDKPTNKEADLKNVVVFGQGQIDRSPCGTGTSAKLATLYSKGKLRIGEYFVYESILGTTFKGRILGTTKVKNYEAVIPEITGSAYITGFSHFVIDPEDPVKYGFVLK
- the prdC gene encoding proline reductase-associated electron transfer protein PrdC: MRIILPLKQHVGNRCKPIVKKGDEVTKGQLIAVPDGLGTNIHSSVYGKVIELNDDYVFIEAFEKQPDEYQKIKETDNYLEAIKEAGVVGAGGAGFPTHVKLNVDLEGGYVIANAAECEPILNHNIKLIEEKPEMIVRGMKYVMEITNASKGYIAIKTKHKKAIISIGRSCKDEENLEVKFLPDIYPAGDERVIIRELLGIELKPGQLPLEAKAVVINVETLKNIVLAIEERKPVITKDITLGGRIKDSKKGKIFFDVPIGFPIKHYIEIAGGYIEPYGEIIMGGPFTGRRSDENDPIIKTTGGIIVSMPFPTEKRKVGLIACECGAQEDRLKQIAEGMDAKVVAITKCKRMIEVSGRFRCEKPGVCPGQAEKVLFLRKQGAEAIITGTCEDUTNTVMKVAPRLGVVVYHSTDHILRAAGHRLYRRRKS